In Nostoc sp. UHCC 0926, a single genomic region encodes these proteins:
- a CDS encoding GNAT family N-acetyltransferase has protein sequence MTSCSNLIVRFAEPADYSVLFKLIQGLAEYEKLSHAVTGNALALKEHLFGSHKYIEAILAESAGQAVGFALFFHNYSTFLTKPGIYLEDLFVLPEYRRQGIGKALITKVAQIAVERDCGRLEWSVLDWNESAKAFYRSMGASILDDWQICRVTEDMLPHTNSL, from the coding sequence ATGACTTCGTGTAGCAATTTGATTGTGCGTTTTGCTGAACCAGCTGATTACAGCGTACTGTTTAAATTAATTCAGGGGCTTGCTGAGTATGAAAAATTATCTCACGCTGTCACTGGCAATGCTCTGGCACTTAAGGAGCATTTATTTGGTTCGCACAAGTATATAGAAGCGATTTTAGCAGAATCTGCGGGTCAAGCTGTTGGTTTTGCCCTATTTTTTCATAATTATTCAACATTTTTGACCAAGCCAGGAATTTATCTGGAAGACTTATTTGTTTTACCAGAATATCGCAGGCAAGGTATTGGTAAAGCTCTGATTACTAAAGTAGCCCAGATAGCTGTAGAACGTGATTGTGGGCGGTTAGAGTGGAGTGTGTTGGATTGGAACGAATCAGCTAAAGCATTCTACCGTAGTATGGGAGCATCTATATTAGATGATTGGCAAATTTGCCGTGTCACAGAAGATATGCTTCCTCATACTAATTCTTTGTGA
- a CDS encoding RpoD/SigA family RNA polymerase sigma factor → MYQTKQQSLKETMNIVELGKMEILENTVDIEEPSLDSLDAMADEEPVIVIENLESDERDGDDMAAARPSGYNKTEHDDAVGAFFKEMARYPLLKADEEVELARRVRFLEEVRELQAALHLKLGQEPTKLEVASELEMTEKQLESRLYQGRVAKRKMIRSNLRLVVSIAKRYLNRGVPFLDLIQEGAMGLNRATEKFDPDKGYKFSTYAYWWIRQAITRAIANDARTIRLPIHIVEKLNKLKKAQRELKQKLCRNPTEGEMAEALEISVQQLRQLQQLRRQALSLNHRVGKEEDTELMDLLEDEDNLSPEAKMNENMMRQEIWEVLGDVLTPREKDVISLRYGLTTSEPCTLEEVGNMFNLSRERVRQIQSKAMRKLRRPHIAKRLKGWLI, encoded by the coding sequence ATGTACCAAACAAAGCAACAATCCCTAAAGGAAACTATGAATATTGTTGAATTGGGAAAAATGGAAATACTGGAGAACACTGTTGATATTGAAGAACCATCACTCGATAGTTTAGATGCAATGGCAGATGAAGAACCTGTAATTGTAATAGAAAATCTGGAATCAGACGAACGCGATGGGGATGATATGGCGGCGGCTCGTCCTTCGGGATACAATAAAACCGAGCATGATGATGCCGTAGGCGCGTTTTTTAAAGAGATGGCGCGTTATCCGCTCCTAAAAGCTGATGAAGAGGTAGAGTTAGCGCGGCGAGTTAGGTTTCTAGAAGAAGTTAGGGAATTACAAGCTGCCTTACACTTAAAACTGGGACAGGAACCTACCAAGCTAGAAGTAGCTTCCGAGCTAGAAATGACGGAAAAGCAATTAGAAAGTCGCTTGTATCAAGGTAGAGTAGCGAAACGTAAAATGATTCGCTCGAACTTGAGATTGGTAGTTTCTATTGCCAAGCGATATCTGAATCGGGGAGTGCCTTTTCTGGATTTAATTCAGGAAGGAGCAATGGGTTTAAATCGCGCTACAGAAAAGTTCGATCCTGATAAGGGATATAAATTTTCTACTTACGCCTACTGGTGGATTAGACAAGCAATTACCAGGGCTATAGCTAACGATGCGCGGACAATCCGGCTACCTATTCATATTGTTGAAAAGCTTAACAAGCTGAAAAAAGCCCAACGGGAACTCAAACAAAAACTCTGTCGCAATCCTACTGAAGGCGAAATGGCAGAAGCTTTGGAAATTAGTGTGCAACAACTACGCCAACTACAACAACTACGGCGTCAAGCACTTTCTCTCAACCACCGCGTCGGCAAAGAAGAAGACACGGAATTGATGGATTTGCTAGAAGATGAAGATAATCTGTCTCCAGAAGCAAAAATGAATGAAAACATGATGCGTCAGGAGATTTGGGAAGTCTTGGGTGACGTGTTAACTCCACGAGAGAAAGATGTGATTTCTCTACGCTATGGTTTGACGACCAGCGAACCCTGTACCTTAGAAGAAGTTGGCAATATGTTTAATCTTTCTCGTGAGCGAGTCCGACAAATTCAAAGCAAAGCCATGCGAAAATTGCGGCGTCCCCACATAGCCAAACGCTTAAAAGGTTGGTTGATTTAA
- the petJ gene encoding cytochrome c6 PetJ, with amino-acid sequence MKKVITVMLLGIAIFTFAFSSPALAADAVSGAKVFSANCASCHAGGKNLVQAQKNLKKDALEKYGMYSAEAIIAQVTKGKNAMPAFGKRLKPNQIEDVTAYVLSQADKDWK; translated from the coding sequence ATGAAAAAAGTTATTACAGTAATGCTTTTAGGCATAGCAATCTTCACCTTTGCCTTCAGTAGTCCAGCATTGGCAGCAGATGCTGTTAGTGGAGCTAAAGTATTTAGTGCCAATTGTGCCTCTTGTCACGCGGGAGGTAAGAATCTGGTTCAAGCGCAAAAAAACCTGAAGAAAGATGCTTTGGAAAAGTATGGTATGTACTCAGCGGAGGCGATTATCGCCCAAGTTACAAAAGGTAAAAATGCCATGCCTGCTTTCGGCAAACGTTTGAAACCTAACCAGATTGAAGATGTAACTGCTTATGTACTTTCACAAGCAGATAAGGACTGGAAGTAG